The Candidatus Ancaeobacter aquaticus genome window below encodes:
- a CDS encoding DUF2007 domain-containing protein, with amino-acid sequence MSDELVTIATFDKSFEAHMYKSKLEAAGIECFLADENIVGLNWFLSPAVGFIKLQVRESDIARAQNVMDEKIDMDDAEIAENGNEEE; translated from the coding sequence ATGTCTGACGAACTTGTTACAATTGCTACTTTCGATAAATCGTTTGAAGCCCATATGTATAAATCAAAACTTGAGGCGGCTGGTATAGAGTGTTTCCTCGCGGATGAGAATATTGTTGGGCTGAATTGGTTTTTATCGCCTGCTGTAGGGTTTATAAAGTTGCAGGTGCGTGAGTCAGATATTGCGCGGGCGCAAAATGTTATGGATGAAAAAATTGATATGGATGATGCTGAGATAGCCGAAAATGGTAATGAGGAGGAATGA